One genomic segment of Marinitoga piezophila KA3 includes these proteins:
- a CDS encoding LytR/AlgR family response regulator transcription factor encodes MAIIDDEYYARESLKDLIHEMSDFNIVGCYESIEEFMKKSKNNEIHVIFLDIELPKMNGIKAAKYLNQHKIVFVTAYSEYAVDAFEVNALDYITKPVSEERFIETINRIKQLFTNTENKTTKLAVEDEKEIIFLDFKDIYYFEFFDKTIHVFTFDNEYILKHFRKFSELSKNLPKNFVRIHKSYIVNLDYIEKYIKELSSLELKNKKILPIGKTYLRHVKKILNL; translated from the coding sequence GTGGCTATAATAGATGATGAATATTACGCAAGGGAATCATTAAAGGATTTAATACATGAAATGAGTGATTTTAATATTGTTGGTTGTTATGAAAGCATTGAAGAGTTTATGAAAAAATCAAAGAATAATGAAATTCACGTTATATTTTTAGACATAGAACTTCCAAAAATGAACGGAATAAAGGCAGCGAAATACTTAAATCAGCATAAAATAGTTTTTGTAACAGCATATTCGGAATATGCTGTAGATGCATTTGAGGTTAATGCTCTTGACTATATAACAAAGCCTGTCTCAGAAGAACGTTTTATTGAGACAATAAATAGAATAAAACAATTATTTACCAACACAGAAAACAAAACTACAAAATTGGCTGTTGAAGATGAAAAAGAAATAATATTTCTTGATTTTAAAGATATATATTATTTTGAATTTTTTGACAAAACCATACATGTATTTACATTTGATAATGAATATATACTTAAGCATTTTAGAAAATTTTCAGAACTATCAAAAAATTTGCCAAAAAATTTTGTAAGGATTCATAAATCGTATATTGTGAATCTTGATTATATAGAAAAATATATAAAAGAACTATCTTCTCTGGAATTGAAAAATAAAAAAATATTACCAATAGGTAAAACATATTTAAGGCATGTCAAGAAAATTTTAAATCTTTGA
- a CDS encoding carbon starvation protein A, which translates to MNSLLLAILAFVGYWLAYNTYGKWIAKKIFGLNDNNPVPSKEFEDGVDYVPTKKHILLGHHFTTIAGTGPIVGPAIGVIWGWVPAFIWVFFGSIFMGAVHDFTSLVVSARNQGKTIGELTGNLINERTAKIFLILIQFLLWIVLAVFGLIVALLFNMYPQSVFPVWMEIPIAMWLSYMIYNKGKNDTLYSIIAVILMYVTIGIGVVMPIKLGGNAIITWIYILMAYVFIASTMPVHKLLQPRDYINSHELLIAMGLLVLGVIIGHPKIVAPAFQTVPDAPPIFPILFITIACGAISGFHSLAASGTTVKQLEKETDAQMIGYGGMILEGVLATIVIIAVTAGLGMNGGGVEAFTSHYSSWAAASGLGAKLSAVINGSANLMNSYGIPLDLAKTIMAVFIVSFAGTTMDSSTRIQRFALQELFSNKEGKIIVKPLENRYVATAIVILAAMGLALSTGDGKGALILWPVFGALNQLLASLALLIGTVYLAQKKKPIWITGLPMLFMMVMTLYATVLNLKKFIASNNSLLIFITVATLIIALWIFVEGFIAIARAGKKDLEEVEEEI; encoded by the coding sequence GTGAATTCGTTATTGTTGGCTATTTTAGCATTTGTAGGTTATTGGTTGGCCTATAACACATATGGCAAATGGATAGCAAAAAAGATTTTCGGTCTTAACGACAACAACCCGGTACCTTCAAAGGAATTTGAAGATGGTGTTGACTATGTTCCTACTAAAAAGCATATTTTATTGGGACACCACTTTACAACTATTGCAGGAACAGGTCCAATAGTTGGTCCAGCAATAGGTGTTATCTGGGGTTGGGTACCTGCATTTATCTGGGTATTCTTTGGTTCTATATTTATGGGTGCAGTACATGATTTTACATCACTTGTAGTTTCAGCAAGAAATCAGGGTAAAACTATAGGTGAATTAACAGGTAATTTAATTAACGAAAGAACAGCAAAGATATTCTTGATTTTAATCCAGTTCTTATTATGGATAGTTCTGGCAGTATTTGGACTTATTGTTGCATTGTTGTTTAATATGTATCCACAGTCAGTATTTCCAGTATGGATGGAAATACCTATTGCCATGTGGTTAAGTTATATGATTTATAACAAAGGTAAAAACGATACACTTTATTCAATAATTGCTGTTATTTTAATGTATGTAACTATTGGCATAGGTGTTGTTATGCCTATAAAACTTGGTGGAAATGCAATAATTACATGGATTTATATATTGATGGCATATGTTTTCATCGCTTCAACTATGCCTGTTCATAAGTTATTGCAGCCAAGGGATTATATAAATTCACATGAATTATTAATTGCTATGGGATTATTGGTTCTTGGAGTAATTATTGGACATCCAAAAATCGTTGCTCCTGCATTTCAAACAGTTCCAGATGCACCACCTATATTCCCAATTCTTTTCATAACAATAGCCTGTGGTGCAATATCAGGGTTCCATAGTTTAGCTGCTTCAGGAACTACAGTTAAACAATTGGAAAAAGAAACAGATGCTCAGATGATTGGTTACGGCGGAATGATTTTAGAAGGAGTTCTTGCAACAATTGTTATTATTGCAGTAACTGCAGGTCTTGGTATGAATGGTGGAGGCGTTGAAGCATTTACATCACATTATTCATCATGGGCAGCAGCAAGCGGTCTTGGTGCAAAATTATCAGCAGTTATCAATGGTTCAGCAAATCTTATGAACTCTTATGGCATTCCTCTTGACCTTGCAAAAACAATAATGGCTGTATTTATTGTTTCATTTGCTGGTACAACAATGGATTCATCAACAAGAATTCAAAGATTTGCATTGCAGGAATTATTCTCAAATAAAGAAGGAAAAATCATAGTTAAACCTCTTGAAAATAGATATGTTGCAACAGCAATAGTGATTCTTGCAGCAATGGGATTAGCATTGTCAACTGGAGACGGTAAAGGTGCTTTAATTCTCTGGCCAGTATTTGGTGCTTTAAATCAGTTACTTGCCAGTTTAGCATTGCTTATTGGTACTGTATATCTTGCACAGAAGAAAAAGCCAATATGGATTACAGGATTACCAATGTTATTTATGATGGTTATGACATTATATGCAACAGTATTAAACTTAAAGAAATTTATAGCAAGTAATAATAGCTTATTAATATTCATTACAGTTGCTACTCTCATTATAGCTCTCTGGATTTTTGTAGAAGGATTTATAGCTATCGCCCGTGCAGGTAAAAAAGATCTGGAAGAAGTAGAAGAAGAAATTTAA
- a CDS encoding LVIVD repeat-containing protein, whose product MNIKRKGFVILLGIMIIILLSSCFKRIPVSSLNTDEVSVTLASNYNFYSNVNASAIEIVINKKIPEDAFLYDKDNSIAIIKPMDNKTIVLFSKAQRDITKGEKLFTLKRKYLNLETDKLETEAAFYDEKSKRVITKASDPFEDGISVTDNLAIKSGDPATVAIHMKGVSDTLALEFDVMLPSNNIVKFDDTTNATVEYIGSESAPQMIVKEIPNGLRISLVKTDGMNFEDEDVLELKLVGQGDSPKTPGQITITNLSAKDLNNADISYSVYAGDIVVYNPVLLGDFDNEDTSNDERDNKVDLNDFLIFVKHYGTQQGDTLYSTQCDIYPAEIAPVKDWVDENIYSVAFKDGKIGIEDFIIFARNYKKSVPVENSIPEFPSDADSNVTPSDEAQNVNIGTENVTFPDASDENGDELKYTVYIGVDKNNLKSDTSSSTTVNILKILGVDKLDRGRTYYWRVKVSDGKGGEDWIPSKDDFYEFTTSGLDTLFVAGGYEGIFVIDISDTSASTPATVANSVNTEGYVYNLSKFEFDSKEYIAVSDGNNGVAVYEYTPSSSALTKKTDSYYFGSTAYDVLETTVTSPSTKAYILVAASTEGLQILHFDNSAGELSYVSSILGSSDVRGLYQSGDYVYVAANDGLHIVDISNINSPTEIGSYEISGALNVYVDGNYAYVAAGSGGVYKIDISDPANPSEVANASMEAYDVSYKDGYVYIAAGTNGVIKLDGNTLSEDSKYDSGIYYVGNILIDGGTLFAGNKRYGLLILNIDTMEKINTLDNGAVAKATKTLENYIIVADSENGVNILDATTLSFTTAKSTASIQLDGIAKSVEATQLTNIFVSKGSYGVDVLKFDTSNGNLTKLKSLPILGEAYNVTIVSTVVYVSSGSGGLNVYENSGNYDFVNRVQLSGKIVTDSATTDDNRLIVSTTDSIEIYDISNLGAPTTSSDYSGYNLSNGSIFDIETATIGATKTYIYAAAGSEGVIILKYEGDTSSATLTKLGSSRFDDAFITDITLDGTDTLILSAGNKGVIIMKVSDPTELGDADARNIGASNDSDSDGNYVENSYDTQGNTTFVEKVNDGTNDHYVVSDGENGLVILDSNLDLEKDYNWLNFEGLAAN is encoded by the coding sequence ATGAATATTAAACGGAAAGGATTTGTAATCCTGTTGGGGATAATGATAATTATCCTGTTGAGTAGTTGTTTTAAAAGAATTCCTGTTTCATCGTTGAATACCGATGAAGTCAGCGTAACTCTGGCATCAAATTACAATTTTTATTCTAATGTAAATGCTTCAGCTATTGAAATAGTGATCAATAAAAAAATACCAGAAGATGCATTTTTATATGATAAAGATAATTCAATAGCTATAATTAAACCAATGGATAATAAAACAATTGTATTATTTTCTAAAGCTCAAAGAGATATAACCAAAGGTGAAAAGCTATTTACATTAAAAAGAAAATATCTAAACCTTGAAACAGACAAGTTGGAAACAGAAGCTGCATTTTATGATGAAAAAAGTAAACGCGTTATCACAAAAGCTTCAGATCCATTTGAAGATGGCATATCGGTTACAGATAACCTTGCAATAAAATCAGGTGATCCAGCAACTGTTGCTATTCACATGAAAGGAGTTTCCGATACTCTTGCTCTGGAATTTGATGTTATGTTACCTTCAAATAATATTGTAAAATTCGATGATACAACAAATGCAACAGTGGAATATATAGGCAGTGAAAGTGCTCCTCAAATGATAGTTAAAGAAATTCCAAATGGATTAAGAATTTCACTTGTAAAAACAGATGGAATGAATTTTGAAGATGAAGATGTGTTGGAATTAAAATTAGTGGGTCAGGGAGATTCTCCAAAGACTCCAGGACAGATTACAATAACAAATTTAAGTGCAAAGGATTTAAACAATGCAGATATTAGTTATAGTGTATATGCTGGAGATATAGTTGTTTATAATCCTGTTCTTTTAGGTGATTTTGATAATGAAGATACGAGTAATGATGAGAGAGATAATAAAGTTGATTTAAATGACTTCCTTATTTTTGTAAAACATTATGGAACACAGCAGGGAGATACATTGTACTCAACACAATGTGATATATATCCTGCAGAAATTGCACCTGTTAAGGATTGGGTTGATGAAAATATTTATAGTGTGGCTTTTAAAGATGGGAAAATAGGAATAGAAGATTTTATTATCTTTGCAAGAAATTATAAAAAGAGTGTTCCTGTTGAAAATTCAATTCCAGAATTTCCATCAGATGCTGATTCAAATGTAACACCTTCAGATGAAGCGCAAAATGTGAATATTGGTACGGAAAATGTAACTTTCCCAGATGCCAGTGATGAAAATGGTGATGAGCTAAAATACACTGTATACATAGGAGTTGATAAAAATAATCTTAAGAGTGATACTTCATCATCGACAACGGTGAATATTCTTAAAATCTTAGGAGTGGATAAATTAGATAGAGGTAGAACCTATTATTGGAGAGTAAAGGTATCAGACGGAAAAGGTGGAGAAGATTGGATACCTTCTAAAGATGATTTCTATGAATTTACCACTTCAGGTCTGGATACATTGTTTGTAGCAGGAGGATATGAAGGAATATTTGTAATTGATATTTCTGATACTTCTGCTTCAACCCCAGCAACTGTTGCAAATTCAGTAAATACAGAAGGTTATGTATATAATTTATCTAAATTTGAATTTGATAGTAAAGAATATATAGCTGTTTCAGATGGAAATAACGGAGTAGCAGTTTATGAATATACACCATCAAGTTCAGCTTTAACAAAGAAAACAGATTCTTATTATTTTGGAAGTACTGCATATGATGTTCTTGAAACAACTGTAACAAGTCCATCTACAAAGGCATATATTCTGGTTGCAGCATCAACAGAAGGATTACAGATATTGCATTTTGATAATAGTGCAGGAGAATTATCTTACGTTTCAAGTATTTTAGGTTCTTCAGATGTAAGAGGATTGTACCAATCTGGAGATTATGTATATGTTGCTGCAAATGATGGATTGCATATTGTAGATATTAGCAATATTAATAGCCCAACAGAAATTGGTAGTTATGAAATAAGTGGTGCATTAAATGTATATGTTGACGGAAATTATGCATATGTTGCAGCGGGAAGCGGAGGAGTATATAAGATAGATATTTCAGATCCAGCAAATCCTTCAGAGGTTGCAAATGCAAGTATGGAAGCATATGATGTTAGTTACAAAGACGGTTATGTATATATAGCTGCAGGAACAAATGGAGTTATAAAATTAGATGGAAATACATTAAGCGAAGATTCAAAATATGATAGCGGTATTTATTATGTAGGTAATATACTTATCGATGGTGGAACTTTATTTGCTGGAAATAAGAGATATGGATTATTAATCTTAAATATTGATACTATGGAAAAAATTAATACATTGGATAATGGGGCTGTAGCAAAAGCCACAAAAACATTGGAAAATTATATTATTGTAGCTGATTCAGAAAATGGAGTAAATATTTTAGACGCAACAACATTATCCTTTACAACTGCAAAATCAACAGCATCAATACAGCTTGATGGAATTGCAAAGAGTGTTGAAGCTACACAATTAACAAATATTTTTGTATCCAAAGGGAGTTATGGAGTAGATGTATTAAAATTTGATACTTCAAATGGAAATCTTACTAAATTAAAGAGTTTACCTATTTTAGGAGAAGCTTATAATGTAACTATAGTTTCAACAGTTGTTTATGTAAGTTCCGGTAGTGGAGGATTAAATGTTTATGAAAATAGCGGAAATTATGATTTTGTAAACAGAGTTCAGCTTTCTGGAAAAATAGTAACTGATTCAGCAACAACTGATGATAATAGATTAATAGTTTCTACAACTGATTCTATTGAAATATATGATATTTCAAATCTTGGTGCCCCAACAACAAGTTCAGATTATAGTGGATATAATTTAAGTAATGGTAGTATTTTTGATATTGAAACAGCAACAATTGGTGCAACAAAAACGTATATATATGCAGCAGCTGGATCCGAAGGTGTAATAATTTTGAAATATGAAGGAGATACCAGTAGCGCAACGTTAACTAAATTAGGAAGTTCAAGATTTGATGATGCATTTATTACAGATATAACCTTAGATGGCACAGATACGCTTATATTATCTGCAGGAAATAAAGGTGTAATAATTATGAAGGTTTCTGATCCAACAGAACTTGGTGATGCAGATGCAAGAAATATAGGTGCAAGCAATGATTCAGACAGTGATGGAAATTACGTAGAAAATTCTTATGATACTCAGGGAAATACAACGTTTGTGGAAAAGGTAAATGATGGAACTAATGATCATTATGTTGTATCTGATGGCGAAAACGGCCTTGTAATATTAGATAGCAATCTTGATTTAGAAAAGGATTATAACTGGTTAAACTTTGAAGGTTTAGCTGCAAATTGA
- a CDS encoding PQQ-binding-like beta-propeller repeat protein, whose product MKKILNLIIILLMLFLFQGCIFKNNPPKILEMTPQNGESLTDKEVKFSWKAEDTDNDLLYYNFYLFSNTDKKVIKDIKEYTETEINLSLDEDKTYSWKLEAVDKKGNLDRKIIEFRIEKINKNPPTKTFLINPRDGAEEVFPYEIKFQWIKSVDFDGDNVYYNLYLDESTSLITPIATYLTKTEYTVKDLKLNTKYYWKVVVFDSMGASETSDIWTFKTDDNTPPVVDFPAKTFVIKENEKFELDLKNFVYDRENDPIEYHILTNNKGAMIERSKYIFKPDYDFVKHPDLTKQIQEQIVVSDTKENSLGVLNIIVQDVNQTPENPEFIYPKNNSIIPDNIRLNWNGVDKDNDKLKFSLYMGNNPMYLSPIATNLEDTYYDISLEKNKVYYLKVMSEDPYGEKSWSEVYKIKTTKEPVSLEWQKEIEDIKDMFIYDEKIYVITNDKIYKLNTDSSENNIIEVEGLLPGGIIYNGILYIPSENGEIKVIDLSKFIIQKTISLEISDTIIGLTAGQNTLYITVKNGNIVAYDLSRDTVKFNKIYEIEPIAPLTIIENGKMVISGNYENSGKIIITKPLGKVLCEINLSNKLTGSIISDENYNLYFATGEKLYSYTQEGDENWEITLSDNIYGEGIYDGEYVYVFGNSKIFKISKSGKLKASYSIANLYNKSKIIHGNNIYIFTKNGIYKNFESTNNKDEFGEILSSSFNDGLLLGISQNNLYALSIIPSEEATDNIWCQDGKNSEHNRNLYSRNNHQPEKPVLIYPENQRTEVPIKVTLSWKGEDPEDDPLKYTIYLAQENEELQAIGTTEATYFNITLENNKRYYWKIIASDGEFETESDIYSFKTILKPADLKFKKYIGSAIQSPAISEDNTIYFSTSDGAIYALDTYGNIIWKYNTEGFIKAPVVLNPINQIIIGDELGELYIINPDGTLYEKTELEGPISKPVSIGVNGEIFVVTDTGILYKFGAFGNEIWKKELFGNATTNIVVNGNNLYLGIGQFLYGLSSNTGEELFKISFAQQISTDLSMDKNGNIYFGTKEKKIYGYDLYGNKIFEKELDEVITGSIVVDTDNSIVFVGESGYLYKYYYITDILEKDLYNEQLYNVTLTGEYKYLGGKKSFRVINSTEEWTYQDTEETQLKLKSSPNIDENGVIVFGTLNGFIYGVYGDSIELKDSGWPIYLGDRKHTGNIHANLITMPDNRPPIKPYNPYPADKSTLSLKTLTLKWESYDPDGDSVTYDLYFGNVQEPGLKAKNITAKNYEITNLVPGTYYWKVIAKDSEGNITSGPLWVFTITESSNENNPPLEPELLEPADKAENIPTTVTLKWQGNDPDGDTLKYDIYISDSQQFTTPKESDYTNTDYTVTLDSGKTYYWKVVAKDGKGGETSSKTYSFTTALQQNTPPDKPVLLSPQNNATDIEPDITLQWSCSDPDGDSLTYDVYLSTDPNLSTPYKTNLANTSLSVSNLQTGATYYWKVVAKDGKGGETSSDTYSFTIKEDTGPLVPKLYFKDTTIQSGSKGNVIIHGQVIENIQACDIEITYDPAKLSITENDIKGIGELTGKGLLISISNGKISISILSLGGTFSINNSDILQLTFKAIGTPGETELRFTDNTKFASGIDNYLDIDISDVGKVLIQ is encoded by the coding sequence ATGAAGAAAATTTTAAATCTTATAATTATATTACTGATGCTTTTTCTCTTTCAGGGATGTATATTTAAAAACAATCCCCCGAAAATATTGGAGATGACTCCACAAAATGGCGAATCTTTAACTGATAAAGAAGTTAAATTTTCCTGGAAGGCAGAAGATACTGATAATGATCTTCTGTATTATAATTTTTATTTATTTTCCAATACTGATAAAAAGGTAATAAAAGATATTAAGGAATATACAGAAACAGAAATTAATTTATCCCTTGATGAAGATAAAACATATTCATGGAAACTTGAAGCAGTAGATAAAAAAGGGAATTTAGATAGAAAAATTATTGAATTTAGAATTGAAAAAATCAATAAAAATCCTCCAACTAAAACTTTTTTAATAAATCCAAGAGATGGTGCAGAAGAAGTTTTTCCATATGAAATAAAGTTTCAATGGATTAAAAGTGTGGATTTTGATGGAGATAATGTTTATTACAATCTTTATCTTGATGAATCTACATCGCTTATAACACCGATTGCAACATATCTTACAAAAACAGAATATACCGTAAAAGATTTAAAGTTAAATACAAAATATTATTGGAAAGTAGTAGTTTTTGATTCAATGGGTGCAAGTGAAACATCAGATATATGGACATTCAAAACAGATGACAATACACCTCCTGTTGTTGACTTTCCCGCTAAAACATTTGTGATAAAAGAAAATGAAAAATTTGAATTGGATTTGAAAAATTTTGTATACGATAGAGAAAACGATCCAATAGAATACCATATATTAACAAATAATAAAGGTGCAATGATTGAAAGAAGTAAGTATATATTCAAACCAGATTATGATTTTGTAAAACATCCAGATTTAACAAAACAAATTCAGGAACAGATAGTGGTATCGGATACAAAAGAAAATTCACTGGGAGTTTTAAATATAATAGTTCAGGATGTAAATCAAACACCTGAAAATCCGGAATTTATATATCCAAAAAACAATTCAATAATTCCGGATAATATCAGATTAAATTGGAATGGAGTGGATAAAGATAATGATAAATTGAAATTCTCACTTTATATGGGTAATAATCCAATGTACTTATCTCCAATTGCCACAAATCTTGAAGATACATACTATGATATATCTCTTGAAAAGAATAAGGTATATTATCTAAAAGTAATGTCAGAAGATCCTTATGGTGAGAAAAGCTGGAGTGAAGTGTATAAAATAAAAACAACAAAAGAGCCCGTTTCCCTTGAATGGCAAAAAGAAATAGAAGATATAAAAGATATGTTTATCTATGATGAAAAAATTTATGTTATAACAAATGATAAAATATATAAATTAAATACAGATTCTTCAGAAAATAATATCATAGAAGTTGAAGGCCTTTTACCTGGTGGTATTATTTATAATGGAATTTTATATATTCCTTCTGAAAATGGTGAAATAAAGGTAATTGATTTAAGTAAATTCATTATTCAAAAAACAATATCTCTGGAAATATCAGATACTATTATAGGTTTAACAGCAGGTCAAAATACACTTTATATTACAGTTAAAAATGGTAATATAGTAGCTTATGATCTTTCTAGAGATACAGTAAAATTTAATAAAATATATGAAATTGAACCAATAGCTCCATTAACGATAATTGAAAATGGTAAAATGGTGATTTCGGGTAATTATGAAAATAGTGGGAAAATTATAATTACAAAACCACTTGGCAAGGTACTTTGTGAAATTAATTTATCAAATAAATTGACAGGTTCTATTATTTCTGATGAAAATTATAATTTGTATTTTGCAACAGGTGAGAAATTATATAGTTATACACAGGAAGGAGATGAAAATTGGGAAATAACTTTAAGTGATAATATATATGGTGAAGGAATTTATGATGGAGAGTATGTTTATGTTTTCGGAAATTCTAAAATATTTAAAATTTCAAAATCCGGAAAACTTAAAGCAAGTTATTCTATTGCTAATTTGTACAATAAGAGCAAAATAATTCATGGAAATAATATATATATTTTTACGAAAAACGGAATATACAAAAACTTTGAATCTACAAATAATAAAGATGAATTTGGAGAAATATTATCCTCATCTTTTAATGATGGATTGCTATTGGGAATTTCTCAGAATAATTTATATGCATTATCTATAATTCCCTCAGAAGAGGCTACAGATAATATATGGTGTCAAGACGGAAAAAATTCAGAGCATAATAGAAATCTATATAGTAGAAATAATCATCAACCTGAGAAACCTGTGTTAATTTATCCTGAGAATCAAAGAACAGAGGTTCCTATAAAAGTAACACTCTCCTGGAAAGGCGAAGATCCAGAAGATGATCCTTTGAAATATACTATATATCTTGCTCAGGAAAATGAAGAATTACAGGCTATTGGTACAACCGAAGCTACATATTTTAACATTACACTTGAAAATAATAAAAGATATTATTGGAAAATTATAGCTTCTGATGGAGAATTTGAAACAGAAAGCGATATATATTCTTTTAAAACAATTTTAAAGCCCGCAGATTTAAAATTTAAAAAATATATAGGTAGTGCAATTCAATCGCCTGCAATTTCTGAAGATAATACAATTTATTTTTCAACATCAGACGGAGCAATATATGCATTGGATACCTATGGGAATATAATATGGAAATATAATACAGAAGGCTTTATAAAAGCTCCTGTGGTGTTAAATCCAATTAATCAAATAATTATAGGTGATGAATTAGGTGAGTTATATATAATAAATCCAGATGGCACGTTATATGAAAAAACAGAGTTGGAAGGTCCTATATCAAAGCCTGTGTCTATTGGAGTGAATGGAGAAATATTCGTAGTAACGGATACAGGTATATTGTATAAATTTGGAGCGTTTGGCAACGAAATATGGAAAAAAGAATTATTTGGTAATGCAACTACAAATATAGTAGTTAATGGAAATAACCTGTATTTAGGTATTGGACAATTCCTGTATGGATTATCCAGCAATACAGGAGAAGAATTGTTTAAAATATCCTTTGCTCAACAGATTTCAACAGATTTATCCATGGATAAAAATGGAAACATATATTTTGGAACAAAAGAGAAAAAAATATATGGATATGATTTGTATGGAAATAAAATATTTGAAAAAGAATTAGATGAAGTAATTACAGGAAGTATAGTAGTTGATACAGATAATTCAATAGTATTTGTAGGCGAAAGTGGATATCTTTATAAATATTACTATATAACTGATATTCTGGAAAAAGATTTATATAATGAACAATTATATAATGTTACTCTTACAGGAGAATATAAATATTTAGGCGGTAAAAAAAGTTTTAGGGTAATAAACTCTACTGAAGAGTGGACGTATCAGGATACGGAGGAAACGCAGTTAAAATTAAAATCATCACCAAATATAGATGAAAATGGTGTTATAGTTTTTGGAACGTTAAATGGGTTCATTTATGGAGTATATGGCGATTCAATAGAGCTGAAAGATTCAGGATGGCCAATATATCTTGGAGATAGAAAACATACCGGAAATATTCATGCAAACTTAATCACAATGCCGGATAATAGACCTCCAATAAAGCCATATAATCCATACCCGGCAGATAAAAGTACATTAAGTTTAAAGACACTTACTTTGAAATGGGAATCATATGATCCAGATGGAGACAGCGTAACTTATGACTTGTATTTTGGAAATGTACAGGAGCCTGGATTAAAAGCAAAAAATATAACTGCTAAAAATTATGAAATTACAAATTTGGTTCCAGGAACATATTATTGGAAAGTAATAGCAAAAGATAGCGAAGGAAATATAACCTCAGGGCCATTGTGGGTATTTACAATAACAGAATCATCCAATGAAAATAATCCACCATTAGAACCAGAGTTGCTTGAACCAGCAGATAAAGCAGAAAATATTCCTACAACAGTAACATTAAAATGGCAGGGAAACGATCCGGATGGAGATACGTTAAAATATGATATATACATCTCAGATTCGCAGCAATTTACAACACCAAAAGAAAGCGACTATACAAATACCGATTATACAGTAACTCTTGATTCAGGTAAAACATATTACTGGAAAGTAGTTGCAAAAGACGGAAAAGGTGGAGAGACATCAAGTAAAACATATTCATTTACAACTGCTTTACAACAAAATACGCCGCCTGATAAGCCTGTATTGCTTTCGCCACAGAACAATGCAACAGATATTGAACCGGATATAACCTTACAGTGGAGTTGTAGTGATCCTGATGGCGATTCACTAACATATGATGTATATTTATCAACAGATCCAAATCTTTCAACACCATATAAAACAAATTTGGCCAATACATCATTAAGTGTATCCAATCTTCAAACTGGAGCAACATATTACTGGAAAGTAGTTGCGAAGGATGGAAAGGGTGGAGAAACATCAAGCGATACCTATTCATTCACAATAAAAGAAGATACAGGACCATTAGTTCCAAAACTTTATTTTAAAGATACAACGATACAATCAGGGTCTAAAGGTAATGTGATAATACACGGGCAGGTTATAGAAAATATTCAGGCATGTGATATAGAAATTACATATGATCCGGCTAAACTATCCATTACAGAAAACGATATAAAAGGTATAGGAGAATTAACTGGTAAAGGATTACTTATAAGCATTTCAAATGGAAAAATAAGCATATCTATTTTATCCTTAGGAGGAACCTTTAGTATAAATAATAGTGATATATTACAACTTACCTTTAAAGCAATTGGAACTCCTGGAGAAACAGAACTTAGATTTACAGATAACACAAAGTTTGCATCGGGAATAGATAACTATCTGGATATTGATATATCTGATGTAGGTAAGGTTTTAATACAATAA